The Meiothermus ruber DSM 1279 genome includes the window TCATCTTCAACGCCCTGGAAAGGGCATAAAGACCTCTACTACACGCGTGCACACGCCTCAAGCCAGGCCGCTGACCTCGAGCACAAACAACCCGTACATCACCAAAAACAGCATCCCCTCCCAACTCGAGATGCGCCGATCCTGCACCAGCAAATAGAACAAAAGCGAAGCCCCCACCGCAAAGGGCAGGGCGAATCCGGTTAGTTCGGGCGTCGCTTTGACGGTGCCGTAGATCGCGCTGACCCCCACCACCACCAGCGCATTGAAAACGCACGAGCCCAGGATGTTGCCCACCGCCATGGAAGCCTTCCCCTGGCGCGCGGCGGTGAGGCTCACCACCAGCTCGGGCAGGGTTGTGCCCAAAGCCAGCAGCGTAACCGCCACGATGGCATTTGGCACACCCAGGCTGGCTGCCAGTCCTTGCAGACTGCGCACCGTCCAGTCGGCCCCAACGTAGACACCCACCGCGCCCAGTCCCACAATCAGGAGGTCGCGCAGGGCCAGGGGGGCTCGAGCCTGCCCGGTCGCTTTACTGCTGCCTTCCCTGAGAAGATAAACCACATACACCCCATACACCGCCAGCAGGCACAGGCCCTCCACCCGGCCCACCTGCCCGTCGAACATCACCACCCCCAGCACAAACGCCGAGCCCACCAGAAAGTGCAGGTCAATGGCGATATACGCCTCGCCCAGATACACCGGGCGCAGCACCGAAAACACCGCGCTCACCCCCAAAATGAGCAGCAGGTTGGATACGTTGGCCCCCAGCACATTGCCGCCCACAATCTCCGAAACCCCCTGGTGCACCGAAAAAAGCCCGGTCACCAGCTCGGGCAGTGAGGTGCCCACCCCCACGATGACCACGCCCACCATAAAGCTGGACAGCCCCAGGGCGAGGCCTATGCGCTCCGATGACTGGGTGAGTAAGCGGGCTGCCCCCAGCAACACAGCCAAGCTGGCAAGCAGGGTCAGAAGCGGAACCGTCATTTTAGCTTAGCTTCCACGGATACCCAGCGCAGCGGTCGGGTAAGCTGAACGATTATGGGAAGCGTGAACAACGCAATTCCCGGA containing:
- a CDS encoding sodium:calcium antiporter, which encodes MTVPLLTLLASLAVLLGAARLLTQSSERIGLALGLSSFMVGVVIVGVGTSLPELVTGLFSVHQGVSEIVGGNVLGANVSNLLLILGVSAVFSVLRPVYLGEAYIAIDLHFLVGSAFVLGVVMFDGQVGRVEGLCLLAVYGVYVVYLLREGSSKATGQARAPLALRDLLIVGLGAVGVYVGADWTVRSLQGLAASLGVPNAIVAVTLLALGTTLPELVVSLTAARQGKASMAVGNILGSCVFNALVVVGVSAIYGTVKATPELTGFALPFAVGASLLFYLLVQDRRISSWEGMLFLVMYGLFVLEVSGLA